The following proteins are encoded in a genomic region of Arthrobacter jiangjiafuii:
- a CDS encoding ABC transporter substrate-binding protein: protein MTELRTTSRLGLGVGYSRAAKIAALGLGFAMFATGCSGGDSPAESTGSESASTAAASSAISCPPNQGGKGEDPGPKGDASAVPASTGTTATPLKIGSLLPTTGALAFLGPPEIAGVNLAVEEVNAAGGVLGQPMEVIHRDSGDTTTDIATQSVTDLLSQGVSGIVGAASSGVSKTVIGQITGAGVIQFSPANTSPDFTDWDDNGLFWRTAPSDVLQGRTLGNYVIGCGAQTVGMIVLNDAYGTGLASNVRSSVESAGGQIVAEEMFNEGESQFSSQVDQVAAAKPDAIVVISFEQAKSIVPLLTAKGIDPTQLFLVDGNTSDYSKDLEAGTLEGAQGTIPGPFASDNFKESLLALDPALKDWAYAGESYDAVTMLALAAEAAGSTDGKAMAAELQGVSAEGEKCFDYAGCVTILRGGGDIDYDGYSGPVTFDENGDPTEAFIGIYQYDADNKPVPSRSEEGKL from the coding sequence ATGACTGAACTACGCACCACGAGTCGGTTGGGCCTAGGGGTCGGTTACAGCCGGGCGGCCAAAATTGCTGCGCTCGGGCTGGGCTTCGCGATGTTCGCAACCGGCTGCAGCGGGGGAGACAGCCCCGCGGAGTCCACCGGCTCAGAGTCGGCATCCACTGCGGCCGCATCGTCGGCAATCAGCTGCCCGCCCAATCAAGGCGGCAAGGGCGAAGACCCGGGACCCAAGGGTGACGCCTCGGCAGTGCCCGCGTCCACCGGCACCACTGCCACCCCGCTGAAGATCGGCTCCCTGCTTCCCACCACGGGCGCCCTGGCTTTCCTGGGCCCGCCCGAGATTGCCGGCGTCAACCTGGCCGTTGAGGAAGTCAACGCCGCCGGCGGCGTCCTGGGCCAGCCAATGGAAGTTATCCACCGCGATTCCGGTGACACCACCACGGACATCGCCACGCAGTCGGTTACCGATCTGCTCAGCCAGGGGGTCAGCGGCATTGTCGGTGCTGCATCCTCGGGCGTTTCCAAGACCGTCATCGGTCAGATCACCGGAGCCGGCGTTATCCAGTTCTCGCCTGCGAATACCTCGCCGGACTTCACGGACTGGGATGACAACGGACTGTTCTGGCGGACCGCTCCCTCGGACGTACTCCAGGGACGCACCCTCGGCAACTACGTCATTGGCTGCGGCGCCCAGACCGTGGGCATGATTGTCCTGAATGATGCCTACGGCACCGGACTGGCGAGCAACGTCCGAAGCTCGGTTGAATCCGCAGGCGGACAGATTGTTGCCGAAGAAATGTTCAACGAGGGCGAGTCCCAGTTCAGCAGCCAGGTGGACCAGGTCGCGGCTGCCAAGCCGGACGCCATTGTGGTCATCAGCTTCGAACAGGCCAAGAGCATTGTTCCGCTGCTGACTGCAAAGGGCATCGATCCCACCCAGCTGTTCCTCGTGGACGGCAACACGTCCGACTACAGCAAGGATCTTGAAGCCGGAACACTTGAAGGGGCACAGGGAACAATCCCCGGCCCGTTCGCCTCCGACAACTTCAAGGAATCGCTGCTGGCACTGGACCCGGCCCTCAAGGACTGGGCCTACGCCGGTGAAAGCTACGACGCCGTGACCATGCTGGCGCTGGCCGCTGAGGCAGCAGGCAGCACGGATGGCAAGGCAATGGCCGCCGAACTGCAGGGTGTCTCTGCGGAGGGCGAGAAGTGCTTCGACTACGCGGGCTGCGTGACCATCCTGCGCGGCGGAGGGGACATCGACTACGACGGTTACTCCGGCCCGGTGACCTTCGATGAGAACGGTGACCCGACCGAGGCGTTCATCGGTATCTACCAGTACGACGCCGACAACAAGCCGGTTCCGAGCCGCTCCGAAGAGGGCAAGCTCTAA
- a CDS encoding ABC transporter ATP-binding protein, whose translation MTAEAFDGESVVKVTDLVAGYIPGVNILNGCSIEARRGELIGIIGPNGAGKSTLLKAMFGLVKVHSGTVVVRGQDITGLKANKLVSRGVGFVPQNNNVFPSLTIEENLQMGLFQAPKRFKERFDFVADLFPELRTRRAQRAGSLSGGERQMVAMGRALMMEPAVLLLDEPSAGLSPVKQDEAFLRVHEINRAGVSVIMVEQNARRCLQICDRAYVLDQGRDAYTGTGRDLMKDPKVIQLYLGTLADTA comes from the coding sequence ATGACTGCCGAGGCATTCGACGGCGAGTCCGTCGTCAAGGTGACCGATTTGGTGGCCGGCTACATCCCGGGCGTCAATATCCTCAACGGCTGCAGCATCGAAGCCCGGCGCGGGGAGCTGATCGGCATCATCGGCCCCAACGGGGCCGGAAAGTCCACCCTGCTGAAGGCCATGTTCGGGCTGGTGAAAGTGCACTCGGGGACCGTCGTGGTCCGCGGGCAGGACATCACCGGGTTGAAGGCGAACAAGCTGGTCAGCCGCGGCGTGGGATTCGTGCCGCAGAACAACAACGTGTTCCCGTCGCTGACGATCGAGGAAAACCTGCAGATGGGCCTGTTCCAGGCACCGAAGCGGTTCAAGGAACGCTTCGATTTCGTTGCGGACCTCTTCCCCGAACTGCGCACTCGGCGTGCCCAGCGGGCAGGGTCGCTCTCCGGCGGTGAACGGCAGATGGTTGCCATGGGCCGGGCGCTGATGATGGAGCCGGCCGTGCTGCTGCTGGACGAACCCTCTGCCGGGCTCTCCCCCGTCAAGCAGGACGAAGCCTTCCTGCGGGTACATGAGATCAACCGGGCCGGGGTCTCCGTGATCATGGTCGAGCAGAACGCCCGGCGCTGCCTGCAGATCTGCGACCGCGCCTACGTCCTGGACCAGGGCCGAGACGCCTACACGGGCACCGGCCGGGACCTGATGAAGGACCCGAAGGTCATCCAGCTCTACTTGGGAACCCTCGCAGACACCGCGTAA
- a CDS encoding ABC transporter ATP-binding protein has protein sequence MTDTRAIAADDVGPGCRKRDPILIARNVTRTYGGINAVDVKHVEIPRNKITALIGPNGAGKTTLFNLLTGFDTPQSGDWQFEGRDLAGVSAYKVARMGMVRTFQLTKVMGKLTVIENMRLGASSQPGESLWRAFLPPLWRGREREITDQADVLLAKFKLDTKRSDYAASLSGGQRKLLEMARALMVRPKLVMLDEPMAGVNPALTQSLLDHIKNLKAEGMTVLFVEHDMHMVRHIADWVIVMAEGKVVAEGPPSEVMKDQAVIDAYLGAHHDVDLGDSEGFDKLEAELEHDAESSVGTGPDGVAGRRIDERKDQA, from the coding sequence ATGACCGACACCAGGGCCATCGCGGCCGACGACGTCGGACCGGGCTGCCGCAAACGCGACCCGATCCTGATCGCGCGCAACGTGACCCGCACTTACGGCGGCATCAACGCCGTCGACGTCAAGCACGTGGAGATCCCGCGGAACAAGATCACCGCGCTCATCGGCCCCAACGGCGCCGGCAAGACCACCCTGTTCAACCTCCTCACCGGCTTCGATACCCCGCAGTCCGGTGACTGGCAGTTCGAAGGCCGCGACCTGGCCGGTGTTTCCGCCTACAAGGTGGCCCGGATGGGCATGGTCCGCACGTTCCAGCTGACCAAGGTCATGGGCAAGCTCACCGTCATTGAAAACATGCGGCTCGGCGCATCGTCCCAGCCGGGCGAGTCCCTGTGGCGGGCCTTCCTGCCGCCGCTGTGGCGCGGCAGGGAACGGGAAATCACTGACCAGGCGGATGTGCTGCTGGCCAAATTCAAGCTGGATACCAAGCGCAGCGACTACGCGGCGTCACTCTCCGGCGGCCAGCGCAAACTCCTCGAAATGGCACGGGCCCTGATGGTCCGCCCGAAACTGGTAATGCTCGACGAGCCGATGGCCGGGGTCAACCCTGCGCTGACGCAGTCCCTGCTGGACCACATCAAGAACCTGAAGGCTGAAGGCATGACCGTGTTGTTCGTTGAACACGACATGCACATGGTCCGGCACATTGCCGACTGGGTGATTGTCATGGCTGAGGGCAAGGTAGTGGCCGAGGGACCGCCCAGCGAGGTCATGAAGGACCAGGCCGTCATCGACGCGTATCTGGGTGCCCATCACGACGTCGATCTTGGCGATTCCGAAGGCTTTGACAAGCTGGAGGCCGAACTGGAGCACGACGCGGAGTCCTCGGTGGGCACCGGACCTGACGGCGTTGCCGGCAGGCGCATCGACGAACGGAAGGATCAGGCATGA
- a CDS encoding branched-chain amino acid ABC transporter permease, translating to MDFVNILLGALNEIISPTTAAYALAALGLAVHFGYTGLLNFGQAGFMAVGAYGFAIPILSFNAPLPVALLIALAGSAIFAVILGIPTLRLRADYLAIVTIAAAEIIRYIVTTNGMTNVTGSANGLAAFTGDFYGLNPIPPGSYNLGPFAMNERDVWVRIVAWTLVIVACLLVWMLIRSPWGRVVKGIREDENAVRALGKNVYAYKMQALVIGGLLGSLAGIIFTLPRDAVQPANYGTELTFYLYTALLLGGMSTVLGPVIGAMIFWVILSVTQGLLYGAIEAGYITFITTSQAGQVRYILVGVALMLLMIFRPQGILGNKKELAFA from the coding sequence ATGGACTTCGTTAATATTCTTCTCGGCGCACTCAACGAGATCATCAGCCCCACCACTGCTGCCTATGCACTCGCAGCCCTGGGACTGGCGGTGCATTTCGGCTATACCGGACTGCTGAACTTCGGCCAGGCCGGCTTCATGGCCGTAGGCGCCTACGGCTTCGCCATTCCGATTCTCTCCTTCAACGCCCCTCTTCCGGTTGCCCTGCTGATCGCCCTGGCGGGGTCGGCGATCTTCGCGGTCATCCTGGGTATCCCCACGCTGCGCCTGCGGGCCGACTACCTGGCCATCGTGACCATCGCGGCGGCAGAGATCATCCGATACATCGTCACCACCAACGGCATGACCAATGTGACCGGCTCAGCCAACGGACTGGCGGCCTTCACCGGGGACTTCTACGGCCTGAACCCGATCCCGCCGGGCAGCTACAATCTGGGTCCCTTCGCCATGAACGAACGTGATGTCTGGGTCCGCATCGTTGCCTGGACGCTGGTCATCGTGGCCTGCCTCCTGGTGTGGATGCTGATCCGCAGCCCCTGGGGGCGCGTGGTCAAGGGCATCCGCGAGGATGAAAACGCCGTCCGCGCCCTGGGCAAGAACGTCTACGCCTACAAGATGCAGGCGTTGGTGATCGGCGGGTTGCTTGGCTCCCTGGCCGGCATCATCTTCACCCTCCCCCGCGATGCGGTGCAGCCGGCCAACTACGGCACCGAGCTGACCTTCTACCTCTACACCGCACTGCTGCTGGGCGGCATGTCCACCGTGCTGGGCCCGGTCATCGGCGCCATGATCTTCTGGGTCATCCTTTCCGTGACCCAGGGACTGCTGTACGGCGCCATCGAGGCCGGCTACATCACTTTCATTACCACTTCCCAGGCAGGGCAGGTCCGCTACATCCTTGTTGGTGTGGCACTGATGCTGCTGATGATCTTCAGGCCCCAGGGCATCCTGGGCAACAAGAAGGAGCTGGCGTTCGCATGA
- a CDS encoding branched-chain amino acid ABC transporter permease has translation MLAAVAAMFAALLFAAPAAHATTTTTPTAPPSGSTSSPASDDATDGAEFSDRISGVVRNAGVPVEGVRITASGNGYEGEVVTGPTGSWSIGVPEQGAYEVELDESTLPDGVALAEGQENPRAVTFANTSNITTLFLLGEGIVLQQESFASVLTERVIAGLSFGLLLALSAVGLSLIFGTTGLTNFAHGEMVTLGAVLAFGFAAMGLSAWIALPLAVIGGGAFGYIQDAGLWKPLRRRGTGLVPMMIVSIGLAVAVRYIILFFFGGGTQQLPGGQSPLLELGPVSIPRNTLISLFVSLAVILLVAILLLRTRIGKATRAVSDNPALAAASGIDVDRVIRIVWVLGGALAAMGGILWAYYRPGVSFNMGQQILLLIFAGVTLGGLGTVYGALIGSVLVGLFVEISTIWLEADLKYVGALVIMILVLLVRPQGILGRRERIG, from the coding sequence ATGCTGGCAGCGGTGGCAGCGATGTTTGCTGCCCTGCTCTTTGCGGCCCCTGCCGCTCACGCAACAACAACAACAACGCCTACGGCTCCGCCGTCGGGCAGCACGTCTTCGCCTGCCTCGGACGACGCCACGGACGGTGCGGAATTCAGCGACCGGATCAGCGGTGTTGTCCGCAATGCCGGCGTGCCGGTGGAAGGGGTCAGGATCACCGCCAGCGGCAACGGCTATGAAGGCGAAGTCGTCACCGGTCCCACCGGGTCATGGTCGATCGGGGTTCCCGAGCAGGGGGCCTATGAGGTCGAGCTGGACGAGTCCACGCTGCCGGACGGCGTGGCGCTGGCCGAGGGCCAGGAAAACCCCCGCGCGGTCACCTTCGCCAACACCTCGAACATCACCACACTGTTCCTGCTCGGCGAAGGCATTGTCCTTCAGCAGGAGAGTTTCGCCTCGGTACTGACCGAACGCGTGATCGCCGGCCTGAGCTTTGGACTCCTCCTCGCGCTGAGCGCCGTCGGGCTCTCCCTGATCTTCGGCACCACCGGACTCACCAACTTTGCCCACGGCGAGATGGTCACCCTTGGCGCCGTCCTCGCCTTCGGATTCGCGGCGATGGGCCTGTCGGCCTGGATTGCCCTGCCGCTGGCAGTAATCGGCGGTGGTGCCTTCGGCTACATCCAGGACGCCGGGCTGTGGAAACCGCTGCGGCGCCGCGGCACCGGATTGGTACCCATGATGATTGTCAGCATCGGCCTGGCAGTTGCCGTGCGCTACATCATCCTGTTCTTCTTCGGCGGCGGCACCCAGCAGCTCCCGGGTGGCCAGAGCCCGTTGCTGGAACTGGGCCCGGTTTCCATTCCGCGGAACACCCTGATTTCCCTGTTCGTCAGCCTGGCGGTCATCCTGCTCGTGGCAATCCTCCTGCTGCGGACCCGGATCGGAAAGGCCACCCGCGCGGTTTCGGACAATCCCGCCCTGGCTGCCGCCTCCGGCATCGATGTGGACCGGGTCATCCGGATCGTCTGGGTTCTCGGCGGAGCGCTGGCTGCCATGGGCGGCATTCTTTGGGCCTACTACCGGCCCGGTGTGTCCTTCAACATGGGCCAGCAGATCCTGCTGCTGATCTTCGCCGGCGTCACGCTCGGCGGCCTCGGCACCGTATACGGAGCGCTGATCGGCTCCGTACTGGTGGGTCTTTTCGTGGAAATCTCCACAATCTGGCTGGAGGCTGACCTGAAATACGTAGGCGCACTGGTCATCATGATTCTTGTCCTCCTCGTTCGGCCGCAGGGAATCCTGGGCCGGCGCGAGCGCATAGGTTAG